In a single window of the Rhodamnia argentea isolate NSW1041297 chromosome 2, ASM2092103v1, whole genome shotgun sequence genome:
- the LOC115726252 gene encoding probable bifunctional methylthioribulose-1-phosphate dehydratase/enolase-phosphatase E1 isoform X2 — translation MASSPVVSLNGVMAGRASLGYMESKAPMKLKLCRRFCTLGWASSAGGSIAAEVHRDSVPRSNRLIAMGRHSANIFQAEGYHCLFNDALELHHLGPNNLIPNHVPQQTGRGLADYANISTYVKAGALNSNNPTEPLPRCVVLDIEGTTTPISFVTDVLFPYARDNVGRHLSATFESPETRDDIKLLRSQVEDDLKQGVQGAVPIPADEAGKEQVIAALVGNVEAMIKADRKITALKQLQGHIWQTGFENNELEGVVFEDVPKALTNWNSLGIKVYIYSSGSRLAQRLIFGKTNYGDLRKYLCGFFDTNVGNKKETQSYIEISESLGVDKPSDVLFLTDVYQEAVAAKDAGLEVLISVRPGNGPLPENHGFNTISSFLEI, via the exons ATGGCGAGTTCACCGGTGGTGTCGCTGAACGGAGTGATGGCTGGACGAGCGTCTCTGGGGTACATGGAGAGTAAAGCACCGATGAAGTTGAAGCTCTGCCGACGATTCTGCACCCTCGGATGGGCGTCGAGCGCGGGTGGAAGCATCGCTGCTGAAGTTCACCGCGACTCCGTTCCGAGGTCGAACCGCCTTATTGCCATGGGACGTCATTCTG CTAATATCTTTCAGGCTGAAGGGTACCATTGCCTCTTTAATGATGCTCTTGAACTTCATCATCTGGGCCCAAACAATTTGATTCCAAACCATGTTCCACAACAGACTGGCAGAGGACTCGCAGATTATGCAAACATAAGCACATATGTGAAGGCTGGGGCTCTTAATTCAAATAACCCCACTGAACCATTGCCA CGCTGTGTTGTTCTAGACATTGAGGGAACCACTACGCCGATATCATTTGTCACTGATGTTCTCTTCCCATATGCTCGGGATAATGTCGGGAGACATTTGTCTGCGACATTTGAATCTCCAGAGACTCGTGATGACATTAAGTTACTTCGTTCCCAG GTCGAAGATGACTTAAAACAAGGTGTTCAAGGTGCTGTGCCCATCCCAGCTGATGAGGCAGGGAAGGAACAAGTCATAGCTGCTTTAGTTGGTAACGTGGAAGCTATGATAAAAGCTGATCGCAAGATCACTGCCTTAAAGCAATTGCAA GGTCACATTTGGCAGACAGGCTTTGAGAACAATGAATTGGAGGGAGTGGTTTTTGAGGACGTACCAAAGGCTCTCACGAATTGGAACAGTTTGGGCATAaag GTTTATATATATTCCAGTGGTAGCAGGTTGGCACAAAGGCTTATATTTGGCAAAACAAATTATGGTGATTTAAGAAAGTACTTGTGTGGATTTTTTGACACCAATGTTGG GAATAAGAAGGAAACACAAAGTTACATTGAGATCTCAGAGTCATTGGGAGTTGATAAACCTTCGGATGTGTTGTTTCTTACAGATGTTTATCAAGAAGCTGTCGCTGCCAAGGATGCAG GTTTGGAGGTGCTGATCTCAGTCCGACCAGGAAATGGACCTCTTCCAGAAAATCACGGTTTCAACACAATAAGTTCATTCTTGGAAATCTGA
- the LOC115726253 gene encoding early nodulin-like protein 2 isoform X2: protein MNLPVRESLPSFSAVCIFVICSLSSLVQVRARQFYVGGRDGWVVHPAEDYNHWAGRNRFLITDTLLFKYKKGKDSVLLVNKDGYDQCDAHDPIKKWDDGDTVFQFDRFGPFYFISGRDGNCRKGQKLIVVVLAFKPRPLPLPPGKAPGSGPPGSSTPAPSTSPATTPAHAPAMGPSSLSPSPTAAPGSSTPATSPSPSTSPATTPTHAPATGPSSASPSSAPTATAPASGPTAPGPSGASPPASSTTSPAPGGGSAQSSPPAATPSGVPANSTSPPPGQSAAQVVDPLRLSMWASAFLMMVLGQT from the exons ATGAATCTTCCCGTTCGCGAATCTCTCCCCTCTTTCTCCGCCGTCTGCATCTTCGTCATCTGTTCTCTGTCGTCTCTGGTTCAAGTCCGAGCTCGCCAGTTCTACGTCGGAGGCAGAGATGGCTGGGTGGTTCATCCCGCCGAGGATTACAACCACTGGGCTGGTCGGAACCGGTTCTTGATCACCGACACTCTCC TTTTCAAATACAAGAAAGGAAAGGACTCGGTGCTGCTGGTGAACAAAGACGGCTACGACCAGTGCGACGCCCACGACCCCATCAAGAAATGGGACGACGGCGACACCGTCTTCCAGTTCGACCGGTTCGGCCCTTTCTACTTCATCAGCGGCCGAGATGGCAACTGTCGGAAAGGCCAGAAGCTGATCGTCGTCGTCCTCGCCTTCAAGCCTCGCCCTCTCCCTCTGCCCCCGGGGAAGGCCCCGGGTTCGGGACCGCCAGGGTCGAGTACTCCGGCG CCGTCGACATCGCCAGCTACAACTCCAGCACATGCGCCGGCAATGGGACCGTCGTCTCTCTCGCCGTCTCCGACCGCGGCACCAGGGTCAAGTACTCCGGCGACATCTCCGTCCCCGTCCACATCGCCAGCTACAACTCCAACACATGCGCCGGCGACGGGACCGTCGTCTGCGTCGCCGTCATCTGCTCCAACAGCAACAGCTCCAGCATCAGGTCCGACCGCGCCCGGGCCGTCGGGAGCGTCGCCGCCGGCGTCATCCACCACCTCACCAGCTCCGGGTGGTGGGTCAGCCCAGTCGTCTCCACCAGCAGCGACGCCAAGCGGTGTCCCAGCGAACTCGACCTCGCCTCCGCCGGGCCAGTCAGCCGCCCAAGTGGTGGATCCTCTTAGACTTAGTATGTGGGCATCGGCATTCTTGATGATGGTCTTGGGGCAAACTTAA
- the LOC115726252 gene encoding probable bifunctional methylthioribulose-1-phosphate dehydratase/enolase-phosphatase E1 isoform X1, translating to MASSPVVSLNGVMAGRASLGYMESKAPMKLKLCRRFCTLGWASSAGGSIAAEVHRDSVPRSNRLIAMGRHSGVRKERVVPEYTYGLSANGSVLPLPSPKRYSSEPTRCTGCLPFSLKTGRGLADYANISTYVKAGALNSNNPTEPLPRCVVLDIEGTTTPISFVTDVLFPYARDNVGRHLSATFESPETRDDIKLLRSQVEDDLKQGVQGAVPIPADEAGKEQVIAALVGNVEAMIKADRKITALKQLQGHIWQTGFENNELEGVVFEDVPKALTNWNSLGIKVYIYSSGSRLAQRLIFGKTNYGDLRKYLCGFFDTNVGNKKETQSYIEISESLGVDKPSDVLFLTDVYQEAVAAKDAGLEVLISVRPGNGPLPENHGFNTISSFLEI from the exons ATGGCGAGTTCACCGGTGGTGTCGCTGAACGGAGTGATGGCTGGACGAGCGTCTCTGGGGTACATGGAGAGTAAAGCACCGATGAAGTTGAAGCTCTGCCGACGATTCTGCACCCTCGGATGGGCGTCGAGCGCGGGTGGAAGCATCGCTGCTGAAGTTCACCGCGACTCCGTTCCGAGGTCGAACCGCCTTATTGCCATGGGACGTCATTCTG GTGTTCGGAAGGAGAGAGTAGTGCCAGAGTACACGTATGGATTGTCTGCTAATGGATCAGTCCTGCCTTTGCCGTCTCCTAAGCGATACTCTAGTGAACCTACAAGGTGTACGGGTtgccttcctttttccttgaaG ACTGGCAGAGGACTCGCAGATTATGCAAACATAAGCACATATGTGAAGGCTGGGGCTCTTAATTCAAATAACCCCACTGAACCATTGCCA CGCTGTGTTGTTCTAGACATTGAGGGAACCACTACGCCGATATCATTTGTCACTGATGTTCTCTTCCCATATGCTCGGGATAATGTCGGGAGACATTTGTCTGCGACATTTGAATCTCCAGAGACTCGTGATGACATTAAGTTACTTCGTTCCCAG GTCGAAGATGACTTAAAACAAGGTGTTCAAGGTGCTGTGCCCATCCCAGCTGATGAGGCAGGGAAGGAACAAGTCATAGCTGCTTTAGTTGGTAACGTGGAAGCTATGATAAAAGCTGATCGCAAGATCACTGCCTTAAAGCAATTGCAA GGTCACATTTGGCAGACAGGCTTTGAGAACAATGAATTGGAGGGAGTGGTTTTTGAGGACGTACCAAAGGCTCTCACGAATTGGAACAGTTTGGGCATAaag GTTTATATATATTCCAGTGGTAGCAGGTTGGCACAAAGGCTTATATTTGGCAAAACAAATTATGGTGATTTAAGAAAGTACTTGTGTGGATTTTTTGACACCAATGTTGG GAATAAGAAGGAAACACAAAGTTACATTGAGATCTCAGAGTCATTGGGAGTTGATAAACCTTCGGATGTGTTGTTTCTTACAGATGTTTATCAAGAAGCTGTCGCTGCCAAGGATGCAG GTTTGGAGGTGCTGATCTCAGTCCGACCAGGAAATGGACCTCTTCCAGAAAATCACGGTTTCAACACAATAAGTTCATTCTTGGAAATCTGA
- the LOC115726253 gene encoding early nodulin-like protein 2 isoform X1: MNLPVRESLPSFSAVCIFVICSLSSLVQVRARQFYVGGRDGWVVHPAEDYNHWAGRNRFLITDTLLFKYKKGKDSVLLVNKDGYDQCDAHDPIKKWDDGDTVFQFDRFGPFYFISGRDGNCRKGQKLIVVVLAFKPRPLPLPPGKAPGSGPPGSSTPAMAPGSGPPGSSTPATSPSPSTSPATTPAHAPAMGPSSLSPSPTAAPGSSTPATSPSPSTSPATTPAHAPAMGPSSLSPSPTAAPGSSTPATSPSPSTSPATTPTHAPATGPSSASPSSAPTATAPASGPTAPGPSGASPPASSTTSPAPGGGSAQSSPPAATPSGVPANSTSPPPGQSAAQVVDPLRLSMWASAFLMMVLGQT; the protein is encoded by the exons ATGAATCTTCCCGTTCGCGAATCTCTCCCCTCTTTCTCCGCCGTCTGCATCTTCGTCATCTGTTCTCTGTCGTCTCTGGTTCAAGTCCGAGCTCGCCAGTTCTACGTCGGAGGCAGAGATGGCTGGGTGGTTCATCCCGCCGAGGATTACAACCACTGGGCTGGTCGGAACCGGTTCTTGATCACCGACACTCTCC TTTTCAAATACAAGAAAGGAAAGGACTCGGTGCTGCTGGTGAACAAAGACGGCTACGACCAGTGCGACGCCCACGACCCCATCAAGAAATGGGACGACGGCGACACCGTCTTCCAGTTCGACCGGTTCGGCCCTTTCTACTTCATCAGCGGCCGAGATGGCAACTGTCGGAAAGGCCAGAAGCTGATCGTCGTCGTCCTCGCCTTCAAGCCTCGCCCTCTCCCTCTGCCCCCGGGGAAGGCCCCGGGTTCGGGACCGCCAGGGTCGAGTACTCCGGCGATG GCTCCGGGTTCGGGACCGCCAGGGTCGAGTACTCCGGCGACGTCTCCGTCCCCGTCGACATCGCCAGCTACAACTCCAGCACATGCGCCGGCAATGGGACCATCGTCTCTCTCGCCGTCTCCGACCGCGGCGCCAGGGTCGAGTACTCCGGCGACGTCTCCGTCCCCGTCGACATCGCCAGCTACAACTCCAGCACATGCGCCGGCAATGGGACCGTCGTCTCTCTCGCCGTCTCCGACCGCGGCACCAGGGTCAAGTACTCCGGCGACATCTCCGTCCCCGTCCACATCGCCAGCTACAACTCCAACACATGCGCCGGCGACGGGACCGTCGTCTGCGTCGCCGTCATCTGCTCCAACAGCAACAGCTCCAGCATCAGGTCCGACCGCGCCCGGGCCGTCGGGAGCGTCGCCGCCGGCGTCATCCACCACCTCACCAGCTCCGGGTGGTGGGTCAGCCCAGTCGTCTCCACCAGCAGCGACGCCAAGCGGTGTCCCAGCGAACTCGACCTCGCCTCCGCCGGGCCAGTCAGCCGCCCAAGTGGTGGATCCTCTTAGACTTAGTATGTGGGCATCGGCATTCTTGATGATGGTCTTGGGGCAAACTTAA
- the LOC115726254 gene encoding VQ motif-containing protein 4-like, with the protein MEATIKQQERESTHAPMCSSSSCIINGNKSGASSDHPMSNNGGAAAEIPTTPHPLTPKTITRSESNPYPTTFVQADTTNFKQVVQMLTGSSETVNKQGSKPPNASTSPQDPPSLPPNNSKSAIPPKKQGFKLYERRNSLKNSLMINTLIPGFAPNSGFSPRKPEILSPSMLDFPRLALSPVTPLNEDPFNRSSPSLGNSSEEERAIAEKGFYLHPSPINTPRDAEPQLLPLFPVTSPRVSGASS; encoded by the coding sequence ATGGAGGCTACCATTAAacagcaggagagagagagcacacaCGCTCCTATGTGCTCCTCCTCAAGCTGCATCATCAATGGCAACAAGAGCGGCGCCAGCAGTGATCATCCCATGAGCAACAATGGAGGCGCGGCGGCGGAGATTCCAACAACGCCCCATCCGCTCACCCCGAAAACCATCACCAGATCTGAGTCCAACCCTTACCCGACCACCTTTGTCCAAGCGGACACCACCAACTTCAAGCAGGTGGTCCAAATGCTCACCGGCTCATCCGAGACCGTGAACAAGCAGGGCTCAAAGCCGCCGAACGCGAGCACTTCTCCTCAAGATCCACCGTCGCTCCCGCCTAATAATTCCAAGAGCGCAATTCCTCCCAAGAAACAAGGGTTCAAGCTCTACGAGAGGAGGAACAGCCTCAAGAACAGCCTCATGATCAATACTCTGATCCCGGGTTTCGCTCCCAATTCTGGGTTCTCGCCAAGAAAGCCGGAGATCTTGTCGCCGAGCATGCTCGACTTCCCTCGGCTCGCGCTCAGCCCGGTCACTCCACTCAACGAAGACCCTTTCAACAGGTCCTCACCTTCTCTAGGGAATTCTTCCGAGGAGGAGAGGGCCATAGCAGAGAAGGGCTTTTACTTGCATCCGTCGCCGATCAACACGCCGAGGGACGCCGAGCCTCAGCTCTTGCCGCTGTTCCCGGTGACCTCGCCCCGCGTCTCCGGCGCCTCCTCGTGA
- the LOC115726253 gene encoding early nodulin-like protein 2 isoform X3 has translation MNLPVRESLPSFSAVCIFVICSLSSLVQVRARQFYVGGRDGWVVHPAEDYNHWAGRNRFLITDTLLFKYKKGKDSVLLVNKDGYDQCDAHDPIKKWDDGDTVFQFDRFGPFYFISGRDGNCRKGQKLIVVVLAFKPRPLPLPPGKAPGSGPPGSRSSTPAMAPGKAPGSGPPGSSTPATSPSPSTSPATTPAHAPAMGPSSLSPSPTAAPGSSTPATSPSPSTSPATTPAHAPAMGPSSLSPSPTAAPGSSTPATSPSPSTSPATTPTHAPATGPSSASPSSAPTATAPASGPTAPGPSGASPPASSTTSPAPGGGSAQSSPPAATPSGVPANSTSPPPGQSAAQVVDPLRLSMWASAFLMMVLGQT, from the exons ATGAATCTTCCCGTTCGCGAATCTCTCCCCTCTTTCTCCGCCGTCTGCATCTTCGTCATCTGTTCTCTGTCGTCTCTGGTTCAAGTCCGAGCTCGCCAGTTCTACGTCGGAGGCAGAGATGGCTGGGTGGTTCATCCCGCCGAGGATTACAACCACTGGGCTGGTCGGAACCGGTTCTTGATCACCGACACTCTCC TTTTCAAATACAAGAAAGGAAAGGACTCGGTGCTGCTGGTGAACAAAGACGGCTACGACCAGTGCGACGCCCACGACCCCATCAAGAAATGGGACGACGGCGACACCGTCTTCCAGTTCGACCGGTTCGGCCCTTTCTACTTCATCAGCGGCCGAGATGGCAACTGTCGGAAAGGCCAGAAGCTGATCGTCGTCGTCCTCGCCTTCAAGCCTCGCCCTCTCCCTCTGCCCCCGGGGAAGGCCCCGGGTTCGGGACCGCCAGGGTCGA GATCGAGTACTCCTGCGATGGCCCCGGGGAAGGCTCCGGGTTCGGGACCGCCAGGGTCGAGTACTCCGGCGACGTCTCCGTCCCCGTCGACATCGCCAGCTACAACTCCAGCACATGCGCCGGCAATGGGACCATCGTCTCTCTCGCCGTCTCCGACCGCGGCGCCAGGGTCGAGTACTCCGGCGACGTCTCCGTCCCCGTCGACATCGCCAGCTACAACTCCAGCACATGCGCCGGCAATGGGACCGTCGTCTCTCTCGCCGTCTCCGACCGCGGCACCAGGGTCAAGTACTCCGGCGACATCTCCGTCCCCGTCCACATCGCCAGCTACAACTCCAACACATGCGCCGGCGACGGGACCGTCGTCTGCGTCGCCGTCATCTGCTCCAACAGCAACAGCTCCAGCATCAGGTCCGACCGCGCCCGGGCCGTCGGGAGCGTCGCCGCCGGCGTCATCCACCACCTCACCAGCTCCGGGTGGTGGGTCAGCCCAGTCGTCTCCACCAGCAGCGACGCCAAGCGGTGTCCCAGCGAACTCGACCTCGCCTCCGCCGGGCCAGTCAGCCGCCCAAGTGGTGGATCCTCTTAGACTTAGTATGTGGGCATCGGCATTCTTGATGATGGTCTTGGGGCAAACTTAA
- the LOC115726251 gene encoding uncharacterized protein LOC115726251 gives MSRGTERLIKSVQQFAGAQYKSFTARYGQQLMDIVELPIKVVLSPITLAFDIAGSAPRGFGVPEFISKLSYASIFVVATLGTYDIALELGKKVICQRNCKTCNGWQALRCTMCKGSGKVHYQVNNYSLKSGEKATAECIADAIVDKRAELVHLPLSVDLHSPLPSKDCPTCDGTGVMGCPECKHRLQVRISADDIMEPPWKAYNVMRKMDYPYEHIVHSMKDPSIAAFWLITFPQIVGGFEYDDEVKQKIWWQYKESMRYDQIRDVVANRKPGWEHMQEALISIDPVRARDDPVLVKNIPYYKAKKALEAEVMKLDPPPRPQNWGELELPLNSSSWNEEDLKNPDKLYEMTVLLNAQREIADRILDAQWQAKWRQEKLNEMLEEKVRPFIHDIDNSVLSRPIVLQSKAQDQKRKPRQRRWWFF, from the exons ATGTCGAGAGGGACCGAGCGTCTGATCAAGAGCGTGCAGCAGTTCGCGGGCGCTCAGTACAAGAGCTTCACCGCTCGCTATGGCCAGCAGCTGATGGACATCGTCGAGCTCCCGATCAAGGTCGTCCTCTCTCCCATCACTCTCGCCTTCGACATCGCCGGCTCCGCTCCTCGCGGCTTCGGCGTCCCCGAGTTCATCAGCAAGCTATCCTACGCCTCCATTTTC GTTGTTGCCACTCTTGGGACGTATGATATTGCGTTGGAGCTTGGAAAGAAGGTGATATGTCAGAG GAATTGCAAAACCTGCAATGGATGGCAGGCACTGAGGTGTACCATGTGCAAAGGATCAGGAAAAGTGCACTATCAAGTGAATAACTACAGCTTGAAGAG TGGAGAGAAAGCAACAGCCGAATGCATTGCTGATGCCATTGTTGATAAACGTGCTGAACTCGTGCACCTTCCTTTGTCTGTTGATCTTCATTCGCCTTTGCCATCTAAGGATTGTCCAACTTGTGATGGAACG GGAGTCATGGGCTGTCCAGAATGCAAACACAGACTACAAGTCAGAATTTCTGCAGATGAT ATTATGGAGCCTCCATGGAAAGCGTATAATGTCATGAGAAAAATGGACTACCCTTATGAG CACATTGTCCACAGCATGAAAGACCCGAGCATTGCTGCATTCTGGTTGATTACGTTCCCTCAAATTGTTGGTGGATTTGAATATGATGATGAAGTCAAACAGAAAATATGGTGGCAATACAAG gaaTCCATGAGGTATGATCAAATTCGAGATGTGGTAGCTAATCGTAAACCTGGCTGGGAGCATATGCAGGAG GCTTTAATTTCTATAGATCCAGTCCGTGCACGAGATGATCCCGTTCTTGTGAAGAATATTCCTTACTACAAAGCCAAGAAGGCTCTTGAGGCAGAAGTGATGAAACTCGATCCTCCTCCAAGACCTCAAAATTGGGGT GAGCTAGAACTTCCACTCAATTCATCGTCTTGGAATGAAGAGGATCTAAAAAATCCAGATAAATTATATGAGATGACTGTACTACTTAATGCCCAGAGAGAGATTGCCGATAGAATCTTGGATGCGCAATGGCAAGCTAAATGGCGTCAGGAAAAG CTGAATGAGATGTTGGAGGAGAAGGTGCGCCCTTTCATTCATGACATTGACAACAGTGTCCTTTCTCGGCCGATCGTCTTACAATCAAAAGCACAGGATCagaag AGAAAGCCACGGCAACGGAGGTGGTGGTTCTTTTAA